In one Actinopolymorpha sp. NPDC004070 genomic region, the following are encoded:
- a CDS encoding VOC family protein, with protein MAVRYKVCIDCSDPHLLARFWAQALDYVVEDHSPLIESLLAEGAPIRDHLVEVDGRKAWRTAAGIRDPEHPVNAETGVGQGGRILFQTVPEPKQAKNRLHLDLHVGADRVDAEAERLCGLGASRLGEGHEEGGSRWIVLADPEDNEFCVA; from the coding sequence ATGGCCGTGAGATACAAGGTGTGCATCGACTGCTCCGACCCCCACCTGCTGGCGCGCTTCTGGGCGCAGGCGCTGGACTATGTGGTCGAGGACCACTCGCCGCTGATCGAGTCGCTGCTGGCCGAAGGCGCGCCGATCCGCGACCATCTGGTCGAGGTGGACGGGCGGAAGGCCTGGCGGACCGCGGCCGGGATCCGCGACCCCGAGCACCCGGTCAACGCCGAGACCGGGGTCGGGCAGGGCGGCCGGATCCTCTTCCAGACCGTTCCCGAACCCAAGCAGGCAAAGAACCGCCTGCACCTCGACCTGCACGTCGGGGCCGACAGGGTGGACGCGGAGGCCGAGCGCCTGTGCGGCCTCGGCGCGAGCCGGCTGGGCGAGGGCCACGAGGAGGGCGGGTCCCGCTGGATCGTCCTCGCCGACCCCGAGGACAACGAGTTCTGCGTGGCCTGA